A single region of the Caldisericaceae bacterium genome encodes:
- a CDS encoding DUF2817 domain-containing protein, translating into MYEYIYDYEECRKKFYTFENVLKKYYSTVENESYLVMEESYIDSFLCENPGNKKLFLITTGEHGIEGFAGNIFLQIFINEFLPRIKNQEISLLLIHALNPWGMKNKRRVNENNVDLNRNFLYENDYHSKDLRNEPYEKMRKYFTKNRAVKIFDTNLIFSLLQLLPYILQLGPRGVEEALTKGQYIDDKSIYYGGNREEKSTEYMKRVFKTVFKKYEFILHLDIHTGAGQKDRLLIVNSAFDKEDVNVRSKQFNYSPITQAKKETFYSINGDMIDYIYKKYRNNSNFYSTCLEYGTYGKGLIGQILSIKALVLENQAWWYGTENSKVKAGVDKLFREMFFPKRSEWRKAFEKDTNKALNGILKYFEFLK; encoded by the coding sequence ATGTATGAGTATATATACGATTACGAAGAGTGTAGAAAGAAATTTTATACCTTTGAAAATGTTCTTAAGAAATATTATTCTACAGTTGAAAATGAATCTTATTTAGTTATGGAAGAAAGTTATATTGACAGTTTTTTATGTGAAAACCCAGGCAATAAAAAGTTATTTCTTATTACAACCGGTGAGCATGGAATAGAAGGCTTTGCAGGAAATATTTTTTTGCAAATATTTATTAATGAGTTTTTGCCCCGGATAAAAAATCAAGAAATTTCTTTATTACTTATCCATGCATTGAACCCCTGGGGAATGAAAAATAAAAGAAGAGTAAACGAGAACAACGTTGATTTAAATAGAAATTTTCTCTATGAAAACGATTATCATAGTAAGGATTTAAGAAACGAACCATACGAAAAAATGAGAAAATATTTTACCAAAAATAGAGCCGTAAAAATTTTTGACACAAATTTAATATTTAGTTTACTTCAATTGCTTCCCTATATATTGCAATTAGGCCCAAGAGGTGTAGAAGAGGCCCTAACTAAGGGACAGTATATTGATGATAAATCTATTTACTACGGAGGAAATAGAGAAGAAAAATCCACTGAGTATATGAAAAGAGTTTTTAAAACAGTATTTAAAAAATACGAATTTATTTTACACTTAGACATTCACACTGGAGCAGGTCAAAAAGATAGGTTATTAATTGTTAATTCTGCCTTTGATAAAGAAGATGTTAATGTAAGATCAAAGCAGTTTAATTATTCTCCCATTACACAGGCAAAAAAAGAAACTTTTTACAGCATAAACGGGGATATGATAGATTACATATACAAAAAATATCGAAATAACTCAAATTTCTACTCTACCTGTTTAGAATATGGGACTTACGGAAAAGGATTGATTGGGCAAATTCTTAGTATAAAAGCGTTAGTTTTAGAAAATCAAGCTTGGTGGTATGGGACAGAAAATTCTAAGGTAAAGGCAGGAGTTGATAAATTATTTAGAGAGATGTTTTTCCCAAAACGTAGTGAATGGCGAAAAGCTTTTGAAAAGGATACTAATAAGGCATTGAATGGGATATTAAAATATTTTGAGTTTTTAAAATAG